The Primulina tabacum isolate GXHZ01 chromosome 1, ASM2559414v2, whole genome shotgun sequence genome contains the following window.
AATGGAAGAGTAATGTTGCCACTGGGAGGTCAGAGTCCCTGCGTCCTCCAAAGGTGGTTGTGCTAGGATGTATGGCTGAAAGGTTGAAGGATAAAATATTGGATGCAGATAAGATGGTCGATGTTGTCTGCGGGCCTGATGCTTATCGGGACTTGCCACGTCTGTTAGAGGAGGTCGACTCAGGCCAGAAAGGAATAAACACTCTTCTTTCGCTAGAAGAAACTTATGCTGATATCAATCCTGTGCGTATATCAAAGAATGCAATAAGTGCATTTGTCTCTATAATGAGGGGTTGCAATAATATGTGCTCATTTTGTATTGTTCCTTTCACCAGAGGCAGAGAGCGATCGCGCCCTGTGGAGTCCATTGTTAGAGAGGTGGCAGAGCTTTGGAAGGAAGGTGTGAAAGAAGTAACACTTCTTGGGCAAAATGTGAATAGTTATAATGACACATCTGCTGTTGAAGAGGTTGAATCTGGGATCAACTGGAAGTATAGTGATGGATTTGCTAGCACATGCAAAGTCAAGATTATGGGTTTGCGCTTCGCTGATCTGCTAGAAAGACTTGCAGTAGAATTTCCAGAGATGCGATTCAGATTCACTTCCCCCCACCCCAAAGATTTCCCTGATGAGTTGTTGTATGTTATGCGAGACAGATATAATATCTGCAAAAGCATCCACTTACCTGCACAATCTGGGAGTAGTACTGTATTAGAGAGGATGCGAAGAGGATATACCCAGGAAGCATACATTGATCTGGTAAAAAAGATAAAAACCATAATCCCTGATATTGGGATAAGCAGTGATTTCATATGTGGTAAGTTTCGTCACGATCACATTCATTTTGCTCAATCCCTTTGTTGCTTTGTGGAGGATTTACCGAATACTAAATAACTATTGCCCTTGATGGAGTTATCTGATTGTTGTGCACAATTTGGAAATTTTCCGTGAAACTTTATCTTTTTTTTATGGTGGATGTGATCATTGATTTTTGTCAGACTGAGCTTTGTTATTCCCGCTTCAAGTTTTACTCTATTTAAGAATCTGTACTTGTCTGAGTTACCAGTCTTTGTTCTATATTGTTTAGCACAGTAAGTATAGCAGTTTCTGAACATGTCTATTTGCTTTGCAAATCATTCATATATTTGTTTCTAGCCTATTAACTGTCTTTCAACCTACCTGATCCACCTGCTTAGTTAAAACATGTTCTTATCATTGCTTTTGTCCTTTCCCGCTTGAATATCCTATTGCTTCTACGGTTGCATCTCTCAGATTCTGTAATTATGTGTCATTTCATCTATCCTATTTATTTTGCCTCACATTTGAGTTTATTTCATGTTGACTTGTTGATATCCCCTTGAATCGTATCACATGTCTTTGAATTACCATTAGTCTTCCTAAATATTTGAAGGTTGCTCTGAGTTTGGATGTGCAATATGTTCTTGTCATTGCTTTTAGCCTTTCCTGTTTGAATTTCTTCTTGCTGCTACTTCTCTATCTCTCAAATCCTGTGATTGGAACACCATATGTCATCTAtccattttgttttgttttatgtttgAGTTTATTTCATACTGACTTGTCATTTGAATTACCACAGGTCACCCTTAAAATTAGAAGGTTGCCTCTGAGTTTGGATGTGTCCAAATGAATCACCACCCTCGTTTATGCTACACATTTTTGTTTGtgggctttttttttttttttcaaaattgttttACTGACAACATCACTCATTATACAAATTACAATCACATAGAGTTTGATCCTTTTGTTGGTCGTTGGCCTATAATGTTCTGTGAAATTTCCTAATTAAATCCAAGCTATaaaatactaaatttttttaatcatgtGCTTGTTGCATACCTAGGATAATTCCACTCAAATAAGGTTGCCTTATCAGGATGTGATTTGCTGTCCCCTGCTGCCACCCTCTTTCTAAAAATTTAATCCGAGGAAGGCCCGTTTTTTTTGTCGACGTGCATGCTTAAACTGACATAGTACTTGGAGATATTTAGATCATCCTTGAAATACATGAAGCCatgttaatttagtttttaCTTTGTTGCAATGCGAAACAAAGTGAGGACTACTCCCTTTTTGGCGGTTGCCATATCTTCTAAAGAATTTGCTCACTTTGCTTCTAATGATATTACAGGTTTCTGTGGGGAAACAGAGGAGGATCACCAAGATACTCTAAGCTTAGTTCGAAGTGTTGTCTATGACATGGCATACATGTTTGCTTACAGCATGAGGGAAAAGACCCATGCCCACAGGaactatgttgatgatattccAGATTCTGTTAAGCAGAGGAGGCTAACCGAACTTATTGATGCTTTCCGAGAGAGCACAGGTCAACACTACGATTCTAAGATAGGATCCGTCCAACTTGTATTAGTCGAAGGGACCAACAAGAGAGCGCCTGATACAGAGCTCATTGGCAAAAGCGACAGAGGCCACAGAGTATCGTTTTCTAATATCCCTATCCCAGATATGATCAAGAATGATGGGAAGCGAAATCCTGAAATTGGTGACTTTGTGGAAGTTCGCATACTGAAATCTACAAGAGCATCTCTTCACGGAGAGGCGCTTGCGATCACTAAATTAAGCTCATTTTATGTCAGCAGACAAGAAGAATCTGTTGCCTGTGCTGAGAGAACCTGAACTGTGGTTTGTGGTAAGAATTTTTTTCAGTTTCTTCTATCAAGTGATTCTGTGGGTAACCCTTTTCTTCAAAGTTATGTGGTCATTCATTCTTTGCATAATCATTATGTATATATTAAGGGCAGTCTGAATTCACAAGTCATAGATCAAAAATCACtttaataaactcaaattttttaaaaaaaatttgaaaatcaaaatatttttagtatttggTTATGTTATCAAAAgggaaaaaataagaaaaatattaaacaaaatCCTGTTAGCCGCCACAATGTTCAATTTTATTTTGGGATTCTTTGGGGAaagattttgggaaaatatTTTGGTGTAACGATTTGGGGAATATTTTGTTCTATAACGTGGATACGACATTGTTAGTAAACATTGTTTTTGCACCAAAGACAACTCCTTTTCTATCCatctattttaaattttacaattaaattaacattttttttaaaatattcacCACTATTTCATTTACGACAATAGTTTTTTCCTCGAAAATTTCACGAATTTACATGCACTGCTGTATCcaatttgtatttaattaatttttataatttatttaaatacttTTTATATTCTATTAATAATCTATTTATATATTACTATACACAAAAGTAAATTATGTGCACATTTCaactaaaattaaattatgcatCAATGCCATGTATTAAATTTAATTcagttttttaagaaaatttattatattatttttaatattattaattttatttcaaaaatgaaaaataacaaTCAGATCATCCTCTACACTaaagtttgaaaaaaatatactTTAAATAtgcttattattttatttataacaaTTATATTATTCCATAATCTATtaacttataattttttttttaaattcaataatAAGAACATCTTAATATTCAATAGGAAAATAATTTTGTTCAATTTATGAAAATTTctattaaaacataaaattaattCTTCCAATAAACATCACACCTATCACAATATATACAATCACACTATTTTAATCACTTACActaaacaaaatatatatttttacattCCATTAATTATCTCTATATTTCATTTCTATCACACAATAATAAATCATCAATTATCTAATCATATATACCTATCAAACGCTACTTCAAGGTATGCTAACAAATTATCTATGTCATGCTAAGATgatacttttaattttttttaaaaacgagGATCAATCTTAGGTTATTTTCGAAGATTCAAAGCCTTGCATTTTGCTTTCCATTGTCTCAATATTTTTCTTCACCATTTAACATGGTTTTCACATTTATTTGATATAtctcgtgtgtgtgtgtttatatatatatatatataatgaacaACCCGAAGGAATTAGTTTCCTCTTAGTCATTCCTCCTCAAATTAAACCTTCAAACATACGACGAAGGAATAGTTAGCTTTTAATGTCTGGTATAACGTCATACACAGTTCTATTTATACATATATCATGCATTCAATAAGGAAATAAACTAGTATATATGCGGTATGGATATAGACTTTCCATTTCACATAGGTGTCTTCATCAATGTTTGCTAATAatgttggatcaatttatttatatgggcttatatgtgaataattatgtattgtgggttgtctattaagttaagcccaaaataaagtgatcaattaatgtttcgggttattggactttaatgtatctaatgggctgtgagcctttaatgtgtagagacataagcgtaatttctatttttatgataggctaaaacagaaatatcagaagatattgataaacattatctataaatatgggtcatggtccccagatctcgcgttgtcactttcactattctctcccccattaagaaaatagttctgaagagaaactaaacgattctctcaaggaaagagcgcgtagatctggaagatcaagacacgttttaaagaattcaggattatggcttcaggtacgcttccgcttaagatttcagtcaaattcttgatgatttatcatgatggattctgcggtttatgggttttccccaacaagtggtatcagagccattcatgtttgaatcattgagatttgtttaaagttttgcatattatttggatccagatctggaaaagaaaattttgtttaaaaatttttgatATGGCTCCAGATCtgaaaaaatatattgatatgttcagatctgaaaatattttgatatggtttcagatctgaaaattattttgctttagatctgaaaattttttgatatggtttcagatctggaaaatattttggttgaaaatcaaatcttttaaagtttcagttttggtaaaaaaatatttggttgtAAAACTTAAAGATTTGGTATAAAATTTCGATTTTCCTTCCGGTttttgttcaacaaaatattttagaggaaaatcgaaaattcggattaatttttttttaaaaaaaaaagtacggATTCGGGTCGGGTCGTACGGATTCGGGTCGACCCGAACCGTACGGATCTGGGTCGGGTCGTACGGATACGGGTCGGGTCGTACGGATCCGGGCCAACCCGACCCGACCCGTACGGAatttccggaaaaaaaaaaatttcagttcaGGTTTATTCGGTTAAGATTGAATTttcattaattcaaataatgataaggttatatgtattttaaaaattgattaattgaaataaaatgtcgccaaagtgacatcttttatggaaattaattttattttgaaatacaaaaggattttgggtatatgtgatttatatgaatactgatcggcccaaaggaaggttaatatttaatataattacatatgcacttgtggtggtaaacatgtgatagttgttcggtttcatgtgaataataaatcggcccaaaggaaggttgttatttgacatgatagttactatcagtgtttgactgctgcgccaggatatcacttacaagttaatcttttgtccaaagatgaaacattaatggagtgctcgatattctgtttatgaggtttacattatttgaatttattgattattttatttggatatttggtTGAGCATGTATATTTGGTTTTTTGTTCTCTGTTCAGATTTGACTCCTGCAAATATTCACTCCAACATAAATTCTATTCCTATGTTAAATGGCTCTAATTTGAAATCATGgcaagagaatttattgatagtTCTCGGAGTCATGGATTTGGACCTTGCGATAAGGGTTGACTCTCCTTCTGCCGTTACGGATAAGAGTACCTCTGATGAAAAGAAGGAGTGTGAAAGGTGGGAGAGATCGAATCGCATGTgtatgatgatcatgaagaggGCCATTCCAGAAACATTCAGAGGTACAATGTCCAACGACGTTGCTACGGCTAAGGCTTTCCTTCAAGACCTCGAAAAGAGGCTTTCATTCAGGGGCACAATGTCCAACGACATTGCTACGACTAAGGCTTTCCTTCAAAGCCTAGTTTCAATGAGGTACAGAGGTAAGGGCAATATCAGGGAGTACATTATGGAAATGTCTCATCTTGCTTCAAGGTTGAAAGCACTGAAGCTTGACCTCTCTGAGGACTTGCTGATGCATCTGGTTTTGATATCTCTTCCTCCTCAGTTTAACCAGTTCAAGGTGAGCTATAACTGTCAGAAAGAGACTTGGTCTCTGAATGAGCTCATCTCGCACTGTGTCCAGGAAGAGGAAAGGTTGAAGCAAGACAAGACAGAAAGTGCTCATTATGCCTCTACCTCGAAGGATAAA
Protein-coding sequences here:
- the LOC142532866 gene encoding CDK5RAP1-like protein gives rise to the protein MASSSSLTSTMSSVLSQHHCINLQKRCSIITLRFLTSSPRSCSPVVSGDRFFRSRRDPCALSIRFAGSFLKTTVPGGRKHSEISSLHHFMPNAAAAVVDVGASDTQLDSETVSDVLQRDRIYHETYGCQMNVNDMEIVLSIMKNAGYGEIVEVPESAEIIFINTCAIRDNAEQKVWQRLNYFWFLKRQWKSNVATGRSESLRPPKVVVLGCMAERLKDKILDADKMVDVVCGPDAYRDLPRLLEEVDSGQKGINTLLSLEETYADINPVRISKNAISAFVSIMRGCNNMCSFCIVPFTRGRERSRPVESIVREVAELWKEGVKEVTLLGQNVNSYNDTSAVEEVESGINWKYSDGFASTCKVKIMGLRFADLLERLAVEFPEMRFRFTSPHPKDFPDELLYVMRDRYNICKSIHLPAQSGSSTVLERMRRGYTQEAYIDLVKKIKTIIPDIGISSDFICGFCGETEEDHQDTLSLVRSVVYDMAYMFAYSMREKTHAHRNYVDDIPDSVKQRRLTELIDAFRESTGQHYDSKIGSVQLVLVEGTNKRAPDTELIGKSDRGHRVSFSNIPIPDMIKNDGKRNPEIGDFVEVRILKSTRASLHGEALAITKLSSFYVSRQEESVACAERT